One Hydrogenophaga crassostreae genomic region harbors:
- a CDS encoding aromatic ring-hydroxylating dioxygenase subunit alpha yields MKAELNERITRVGPGTPAGELLRRYWQPVALLDEFDPALDPSMATRPVKAVRVLGQDFVLFRNTHGGFGLLDRACPHRGADLAFGRNEGDGLRCPFHGWKFDATGQCIETPGEPAGSQLCSRIQQRSYPLETRAGVLFGWFGPEDQPPPPMPALDCFVAPASHSFAFKGLWQCNWLQAFEVGIDPAHASYLHRFFNDASLEDSYGKQFRGASAGDVGGERWPMTRVMREFGQPEISFTAEPYGFQLTALRKMTEALAHVRVTNAVFPQTFVIPLSETMTITQMHVPVDDTHNHWYAFFTSFDGPVNKETMRNQRLDAVTLPDYIPKSGRHNNWGFNAEEQQNRTYLGMGEDDINVHDQWACESMGAIQDRTREHLGTTDKVIMANRRLLLQAIDTVANGGIPPGIADPALHSAIAGPDTVDGIAPANEWQTWWKAAVTAKRAAAPWARPTERNAVSADLETRQP; encoded by the coding sequence ATGAAAGCAGAACTGAATGAGCGCATCACGCGCGTTGGCCCCGGAACGCCCGCCGGCGAATTGTTGCGCCGCTACTGGCAACCCGTTGCCTTGCTTGACGAATTCGACCCAGCCCTTGACCCCTCCATGGCCACCCGCCCGGTGAAAGCTGTTCGCGTGCTGGGGCAAGACTTTGTGCTGTTTCGCAATACCCATGGCGGATTTGGCTTGCTCGATCGCGCCTGCCCACACCGCGGCGCCGACCTCGCTTTTGGCCGCAACGAAGGCGACGGGCTGCGCTGCCCCTTTCATGGCTGGAAATTCGACGCCACAGGCCAGTGCATTGAGACGCCCGGCGAACCCGCCGGCAGTCAGCTGTGCAGCCGCATCCAGCAGCGCAGCTATCCCCTGGAAACCCGGGCGGGCGTTCTGTTTGGCTGGTTTGGTCCCGAAGACCAGCCCCCTCCGCCAATGCCCGCCCTTGACTGCTTTGTGGCGCCAGCCAGCCACAGCTTTGCCTTCAAAGGGTTGTGGCAATGCAACTGGCTGCAGGCCTTTGAAGTGGGCATCGATCCGGCCCACGCCTCTTACCTGCACCGCTTCTTCAACGATGCCTCGCTGGAAGACAGCTACGGCAAACAGTTTCGCGGTGCCAGCGCGGGTGATGTGGGTGGCGAGCGCTGGCCCATGACCCGCGTCATGCGCGAATTTGGTCAACCCGAGATTTCCTTCACCGCAGAGCCTTATGGATTTCAGCTCACTGCTTTGCGCAAGATGACCGAGGCGCTCGCCCATGTGCGGGTCACCAACGCCGTGTTCCCGCAAACCTTCGTGATCCCCTTGTCTGAGACCATGACGATCACGCAGATGCACGTGCCCGTGGACGACACCCACAACCACTGGTACGCCTTTTTCACCAGCTTCGACGGACCGGTCAACAAAGAGACCATGCGCAACCAGCGCCTGGACGCCGTCACCCTGCCCGACTACATCCCCAAATCGGGTCGCCACAACAACTGGGGTTTCAACGCCGAGGAGCAGCAAAACCGAACCTACCTCGGCATGGGCGAGGACGACATCAACGTGCACGACCAATGGGCCTGCGAGAGCATGGGGGCCATTCAAGACCGCACCCGCGAACACCTGGGCACCACCGACAAGGTCATCATGGCCAACCGCCGCCTGCTGCTGCAGGCCATCGACACCGTGGCCAACGGCGGTATACCGCCGGGCATCGCAGACCCCGCACTGCACAGTGCCATCGCGGGCCCCGACACGGTCGATGGCATCGCCCCAGCCAACGAATGGCAAACCTGGTGGAAAGCCGCCGTGACAGCCAAACGCGCGGCCGCGCCCTGGGCCCGACCAACGGAGAGAAATGCAGTTTCCGCAGACCTGGAGACCCGGCAACCGTGA
- a CDS encoding GntR family transcriptional regulator: MTLQDTVLMQLRDLILSGEFSPGHRLAEQQLAERLGASRTPVRTALVTLEQEGLVETNETGKFMVRQFTAQEVIDAIAVRGHLEGMAARLVAEHGISRQLQGELQACLDEGDRLLKADPLTLASYAAYATMNDRFHALILQACGNRALQRAVELNDKLPFAPASAMLPMQGTVALDRDWMLYAHRQHHLLFAAMRDGQSARAQALASEHTEVAQMNMRLALERRSESVQVMPAMRLVVG, encoded by the coding sequence ATGACGCTGCAAGACACCGTATTGATGCAATTGAGAGACCTCATCCTCAGCGGTGAGTTTTCGCCTGGCCACCGCCTCGCCGAACAGCAACTCGCCGAACGGCTGGGGGCTTCACGCACGCCGGTTCGCACCGCTTTGGTAACGCTGGAGCAAGAGGGTTTGGTCGAGACCAATGAAACCGGCAAGTTCATGGTGCGCCAGTTCACGGCGCAAGAGGTGATCGATGCCATTGCTGTTCGCGGCCACCTTGAGGGCATGGCCGCGCGCCTCGTTGCGGAGCATGGCATTTCGAGACAGCTGCAGGGCGAATTGCAGGCATGCCTGGATGAGGGGGATCGCCTGTTGAAAGCCGATCCGCTCACCCTGGCCAGCTACGCCGCCTATGCGACCATGAACGACCGTTTCCACGCGCTGATTCTTCAGGCCTGCGGTAACCGCGCTTTGCAGCGGGCCGTCGAACTCAACGACAAGTTGCCGTTCGCACCGGCGTCGGCGATGCTGCCCATGCAAGGCACGGTGGCACTGGACCGGGACTGGATGTTGTACGCCCATCGGCAGCACCACTTGCTGTTCGCCGCCATGCGCGATGGTCAGAGCGCACGGGCCCAGGCGCTGGCTTCCGAGCACACCGAGGTGGCCCAGATGAACATGCGCCTGGCTCTGGAGCGACGCAGCGAAAGCGTGCAGGTCATGCCTGCCATGCGCCTGGTGGTGGGGTGA
- a CDS encoding thymidine phosphorylase family protein — protein sequence MVSTKNPDSSPDRAAPPSGLVLRRVAIDTYHENVAYLHRECAVYRAEGFQALSKVEVRANGKRILATLNVVDDTAIVGCGELGVSEDAFAQLAVPNGHPAAVSQAEPAASIPALFRKINGERLGREDFEAIVRDIAQHRYSKIELTAFVVACNRSELDREEVYFLTEAMVATGRRLDWHERLVVDKHCIGGIPGNRTSMLVVPIVAAYGLVFPKTSSRAITSPAGTADTMEVLATVEMPFEQLTQIVHQHHGCLAWGGTADLSPADDVLISVERPLNIDSPGQMVASILSKKVAAGATHLVLDIPIGPTAKVRSMPEAQKLRRLFEYVADRLGLSLDVVVTDGRQPIGRGVGPVLEARDVMRVLENHPDAPDDLREKSLRLAGRLIECSPDVRGGDGYRIARDILDSGRALAKMQAIIAAQGAKGFDHHHPALGSLTLDVAAPSAGVVVGIDNLQLARIARLAGAPKVPQAGVDLLKRLGDAVVQGEVLYRIHASYAADLAFARDACERENAYRIGTVDQLPQVFVEF from the coding sequence ATGGTCTCAACAAAAAACCCTGATTCTTCACCTGATCGTGCTGCGCCCCCCTCCGGATTGGTCCTGCGGCGGGTGGCCATCGACACCTACCACGAGAACGTGGCCTACCTGCACCGCGAATGCGCGGTGTACCGTGCAGAAGGCTTTCAGGCGCTGTCAAAGGTAGAGGTGCGCGCCAATGGCAAACGCATTCTCGCCACACTCAACGTGGTGGATGACACAGCCATTGTTGGCTGCGGCGAGCTCGGCGTTTCCGAAGATGCTTTTGCACAACTGGCTGTGCCCAACGGGCACCCGGCAGCGGTGTCCCAGGCCGAACCCGCCGCCTCGATTCCGGCGCTGTTTCGCAAGATCAATGGTGAGCGTCTGGGGCGTGAAGACTTTGAAGCCATCGTGCGCGACATCGCGCAACACCGCTATTCCAAGATCGAACTCACCGCCTTCGTAGTGGCCTGCAACCGCAGCGAACTGGATCGCGAAGAGGTGTATTTCCTGACCGAAGCGATGGTCGCCACCGGGCGCCGTCTCGACTGGCATGAACGCCTGGTGGTGGACAAGCACTGCATCGGCGGCATTCCCGGCAACCGAACCTCGATGCTGGTGGTGCCCATCGTGGCGGCTTATGGCCTGGTGTTTCCGAAAACCTCGTCGCGTGCGATCACATCGCCGGCGGGCACCGCCGACACCATGGAGGTCTTGGCTACCGTGGAAATGCCGTTTGAACAGCTCACCCAGATCGTGCACCAGCACCATGGCTGTCTTGCCTGGGGCGGTACGGCCGACCTGTCGCCGGCCGACGATGTGTTGATCTCTGTGGAGCGCCCGTTGAACATCGATTCGCCAGGACAGATGGTGGCTTCCATTTTGTCCAAAAAGGTCGCAGCGGGTGCGACGCACCTGGTGCTCGATATTCCCATCGGACCGACCGCCAAGGTGCGCTCCATGCCCGAGGCGCAAAAGCTGCGCCGCTTGTTTGAATACGTGGCCGACCGGCTGGGTTTGTCGCTCGACGTGGTCGTGACCGATGGACGCCAGCCGATTGGGCGTGGTGTCGGCCCGGTGCTGGAGGCGCGCGATGTGATGCGGGTGCTTGAGAACCACCCGGATGCGCCCGACGATCTGCGCGAAAAATCGCTCCGGCTGGCTGGCCGTCTGATCGAGTGCAGCCCCGATGTGCGCGGCGGCGACGGTTACCGCATCGCCCGCGATATTCTTGATTCGGGCCGGGCGCTGGCCAAGATGCAGGCCATCATCGCGGCCCAGGGCGCGAAGGGTTTTGACCACCACCATCCGGCGCTGGGCAGCTTGACGCTCGATGTGGCGGCGCCCTCAGCGGGTGTGGTGGTGGGGATTGACAACCTGCAACTGGCGCGCATTGCGCGTCTGGCCGGTGCGCCCAAGGTGCCGCAGGCAGGCGTGGATTTGTTGAAGCGTTTGGGTGATGCGGTGGTACAGGGTGAAGTGCTGTACCGCATACATGCCAGCTATGCAGCCGATCTGGCCTTTGCCCGCGATGCATGCGAGCGTGAAAACGCCTACCGCATCGGCACGGTTGATCAATTGCCTCAGGTTTTTGTGGAGTTCTGA
- a CDS encoding ribose-phosphate diphosphokinase — MTLVDAAATSCLLHFPEDAEIAGRAAAAAGLKPCAVERHRFPDGELRLRLPEVVSPRAVVWRTLNDPNEKLVELLLVAQTARLLGAQHLTLVAPYLAYMRQDIAFNPGEVVSQRVVGKFLAGLFDAVITVDPHLHRVSTLQEAVPVADAIVLSGAPVLADHVHQQRPDAVLIGPDEESLQWVAQAAARHGWDHAVCFKQRHGDRAVSIELPALPVKGRSVVLMDDVASSGHTLAQAARKLRAAGAASVDVAVTHALFAEGALALVRESGVDEVWSTDCITHSSNAVSMVPALAQSLVALAGKAS, encoded by the coding sequence ATGACGCTTGTTGACGCTGCAGCCACAAGCTGCCTTTTGCATTTTCCTGAAGATGCCGAGATTGCGGGCCGCGCGGCTGCCGCTGCGGGTTTGAAACCCTGTGCCGTTGAACGCCACCGATTTCCGGATGGCGAGTTGCGCCTGCGTTTGCCCGAGGTCGTTTCGCCACGGGCGGTGGTCTGGCGCACGCTGAACGATCCCAATGAGAAGCTGGTTGAATTGTTGCTCGTCGCACAGACGGCGCGGTTGCTCGGCGCGCAGCATCTGACGCTGGTCGCGCCTTACCTGGCCTACATGCGGCAAGACATTGCATTCAACCCCGGTGAGGTCGTGAGCCAGCGCGTGGTGGGCAAGTTTCTGGCGGGGTTGTTCGATGCGGTGATCACTGTGGATCCCCATCTGCATCGCGTGAGCACACTGCAAGAGGCGGTGCCCGTGGCGGACGCCATCGTGCTCAGCGGCGCACCCGTACTGGCTGACCATGTGCATCAACAGCGCCCCGATGCGGTGTTGATCGGACCCGACGAAGAATCGCTGCAATGGGTGGCCCAGGCGGCTGCGCGGCATGGCTGGGACCACGCTGTGTGTTTCAAGCAGCGCCACGGTGATCGCGCCGTGTCCATCGAGCTGCCTGCGCTGCCAGTCAAGGGCCGGTCGGTGGTCTTGATGGATGACGTGGCCAGTTCGGGCCATACGCTGGCACAGGCCGCGCGGAAGTTGCGGGCTGCGGGTGCCGCGTCGGTGGATGTGGCGGTGACGCACGCCTTGTTTGCCGAAGGTGCGTTGGCGCTGGTCAGGGAATCTGGCGTGGACGAAGTCTGGAGCACCGACTGCATCACCCACTCGAGCAACGCGGTGAGCATGGTGCCAGCCTTGGCGCAGTCCCTGGTGGCGCTGGCGGGCAAGGCCAGTTGA
- the maiA gene encoding maleylacetoacetate isomerase yields MKLYNYFRSSASYRVRIALALKGLPYEYVSVHLAKGEHRQAEYAALSADGLVPLLELPDGTRLSQSLAIMEYLDEQHPASALLPADALSRSRVRALAQSIACEIHPLNNLRVLKYLVHEMKAEEEAKNTWYRHWVRTGLEAFERQLAQQPASTFCWGDAPSLADCCLVPQIYNAERFDTPLQGLPRTMAAYEACMALPAFQAAQPSACPDAAP; encoded by the coding sequence ATGAAGCTCTATAACTACTTCCGATCTTCGGCCTCTTACCGGGTGCGCATCGCGCTCGCTCTCAAGGGGTTGCCGTATGAGTATGTGTCGGTTCATCTGGCCAAGGGCGAACACCGGCAGGCCGAATACGCCGCGCTGTCCGCCGATGGACTGGTGCCCCTGCTCGAGTTGCCCGATGGCACGCGCCTGTCGCAATCGCTGGCCATCATGGAGTACCTGGATGAACAGCACCCCGCATCGGCATTGCTTCCGGCCGATGCGCTGTCGCGTTCGCGGGTTCGCGCGCTGGCGCAATCCATTGCTTGCGAGATTCACCCGCTGAACAATTTGCGGGTCCTGAAATACCTTGTGCACGAAATGAAGGCCGAAGAAGAAGCCAAGAACACCTGGTACCGCCATTGGGTGCGCACAGGCCTTGAGGCCTTCGAACGCCAACTGGCGCAGCAGCCAGCTTCGACGTTCTGCTGGGGCGATGCACCGTCTTTGGCTGATTGCTGCCTGGTGCCCCAGATCTACAACGCCGAGCGTTTTGACACCCCACTGCAGGGCTTGCCGCGCACCATGGCCGCATACGAAGCCTGCATGGCATTGCCCGCATTTCAGGCGGCTCAACCGTCAGCCTGCCCGGATGCAGCGCCTTGA
- the pgeF gene encoding peptidoglycan editing factor PgeF: MAAAFPETWLCPQAGLPAGVRVVFTSRDGGVSMAPFDSLNLGDHVRDDPAAVAGNRAVLSRLSGAKPVFLQQVHGTNVALLSHETPDGFEADACVSDQRGLACTIMVADCLPVLFAHASGHVVAGAHAGWRGLAAGVLERCFEAYAETVQRAVPGTPRSEVAANTWVWLGPCIGPQTFEVGPEVKQAFVQHSAEAETCFESVAGVEGKHLANLSALASLRLKRLGLNNLQGNDGSPPWCTVSQPSRFFSHRRDAAVLGSTGRMAACIWIDG; the protein is encoded by the coding sequence ATGGCCGCGGCATTTCCTGAGACATGGCTGTGTCCGCAGGCGGGTTTGCCTGCGGGGGTTCGCGTGGTATTCACCAGCCGCGATGGCGGTGTTTCCATGGCACCTTTCGACAGCCTTAACCTGGGTGATCATGTGCGCGACGATCCGGCCGCCGTGGCCGGCAACCGGGCCGTGTTGAGCCGTTTGTCGGGTGCAAAACCGGTTTTCCTGCAACAGGTGCATGGCACCAACGTGGCCTTGCTGAGTCACGAAACGCCCGACGGGTTTGAGGCCGATGCCTGTGTGAGCGATCAGCGTGGTCTGGCGTGCACCATCATGGTTGCTGATTGTCTGCCGGTGTTGTTTGCGCACGCTTCAGGTCATGTGGTGGCTGGTGCGCATGCGGGATGGCGTGGTTTGGCTGCGGGCGTGCTGGAGCGGTGCTTTGAGGCCTACGCAGAAACCGTTCAACGGGCGGTTCCAGGTACGCCACGCTCAGAGGTTGCGGCCAATACCTGGGTCTGGCTGGGCCCCTGCATCGGGCCACAAACCTTTGAGGTCGGGCCAGAGGTCAAGCAGGCTTTTGTTCAGCACAGCGCGGAGGCAGAAACCTGTTTTGAGTCCGTGGCGGGTGTCGAAGGGAAGCACCTGGCCAACCTCAGCGCGCTCGCCAGCCTGCGCTTGAAACGCCTGGGTTTGAATAACTTGCAAGGCAACGATGGCAGTCCGCCATGGTGCACCGTTTCGCAGCCATCAAGGTTCTTTTCCCACAGGCGGGACGCTGCCGTTCTCGGCAGCACCGGTCGCATGGCCGCCTGCATCTGGATCGATGGATGA
- the phaC gene encoding class I poly(R)-hydroxyalkanoic acid synthase, whose amino-acid sequence MTSGKNPQAPWLEAAQQFQQNLIHQWSQAAKSFPGAATMPGKDAVDPFAAMRAFLPKGTGGPGAFGMPDMGAGLPGINDLFNQAAGEQVKFDPAKLLEIQNTYFTEATQLMSQGLDAKPTGDRRFAGEAWASNPMASFSAASYLLNARTLMAMAEAVEGDAKQRTRVRFAVQQWIDASSPSNFLAFNADAQKKAIDSQGESIAKGVANMLHDMKQGHVSMTDESVFEVGKNVATTEGAVVFENELFQLIEYKPLTAKVYERPFLLVPPCINKFYILDLQPANSLIRYCAEQGHRTFVVSWRNPDESMGDKTWDDYIEDAVIEAIGVTRDITGAKTINALGFCVGGTMLSNALAVLAARGEEPVNSATFLTTLIDFTDTGILDVFIDENFVKMRERQYAKGGLMPGRDLATTFSFLRPNDLVWNYVVGNYLKGESPPPFDLLYWNSDATNLPGPYCAWYLRETYLENKLVKPGKAVVCGEKIDFRKVKIPVYLYGSREDHIVPIGGAYASTQVFPGKKRFVMGASGHIAGVINPPAANKRSHWIGPANKFPADVNEWIESATEHKGSWWTDWAAWLKPLGGKQIAAPKTYGKGKSYVAIEPAPGRYVKAKA is encoded by the coding sequence ATGACATCTGGGAAAAATCCCCAAGCCCCCTGGCTGGAGGCTGCACAGCAGTTCCAGCAAAACCTGATTCACCAATGGAGCCAGGCAGCGAAATCGTTTCCCGGCGCTGCAACCATGCCAGGCAAAGACGCTGTGGACCCATTTGCGGCCATGCGGGCTTTCTTGCCCAAGGGTACGGGTGGCCCTGGCGCGTTCGGCATGCCCGACATGGGCGCTGGCTTGCCCGGCATCAACGATCTGTTCAACCAGGCTGCGGGTGAGCAGGTGAAGTTTGACCCGGCCAAGTTGCTGGAAATTCAAAACACCTATTTCACCGAGGCTACCCAGTTGATGAGCCAGGGGCTTGACGCCAAACCGACCGGTGACCGCCGGTTTGCCGGCGAAGCCTGGGCCAGCAACCCCATGGCCTCGTTTTCAGCCGCATCGTATTTGCTCAACGCCCGCACGCTGATGGCCATGGCTGAAGCGGTGGAGGGCGATGCCAAGCAGCGCACCCGTGTGCGTTTCGCTGTTCAGCAATGGATAGACGCCAGCTCGCCCAGCAATTTTCTGGCTTTTAATGCCGATGCCCAGAAGAAGGCCATCGATAGCCAGGGCGAGAGCATTGCCAAAGGTGTGGCCAACATGCTGCACGACATGAAACAAGGCCATGTGTCCATGACGGACGAGAGCGTGTTCGAGGTGGGCAAAAACGTGGCCACCACCGAGGGTGCCGTGGTCTTCGAAAACGAGCTGTTCCAGCTCATCGAATACAAGCCGTTGACAGCCAAGGTGTATGAGCGGCCTTTCCTGTTGGTACCCCCTTGCATCAACAAGTTTTACATCCTTGACCTGCAGCCAGCAAACTCCCTGATTCGCTATTGCGCGGAGCAGGGCCACCGCACATTTGTGGTCAGCTGGCGCAACCCGGATGAGTCCATGGGCGACAAAACCTGGGACGATTACATCGAAGATGCGGTCATCGAGGCCATTGGCGTGACCCGCGACATCACCGGCGCCAAAACCATCAACGCATTGGGTTTCTGCGTCGGCGGCACCATGCTCAGCAATGCCCTGGCCGTGTTGGCCGCAAGAGGCGAGGAGCCTGTCAATAGCGCCACCTTCCTGACCACGCTGATCGATTTCACCGATACCGGCATTCTGGATGTGTTCATCGACGAGAACTTCGTCAAGATGCGCGAGAGGCAGTACGCCAAAGGTGGCTTGATGCCCGGACGCGATCTGGCCACCACTTTCAGCTTTTTGCGGCCCAACGATCTGGTCTGGAATTATGTGGTGGGCAACTACCTCAAGGGTGAGTCGCCTCCGCCGTTTGATTTGCTCTACTGGAATTCGGACGCCACCAATCTGCCCGGCCCTTATTGCGCCTGGTACCTGCGCGAAACCTACCTGGAAAACAAGCTGGTCAAACCGGGCAAAGCCGTGGTTTGTGGCGAAAAGATCGATTTCCGCAAGGTCAAGATCCCGGTGTACCTTTACGGTTCCCGCGAAGACCACATTGTTCCCATTGGCGGCGCGTATGCCAGCACCCAGGTGTTCCCCGGCAAGAAGCGCTTCGTGATGGGTGCCTCTGGCCACATCGCAGGCGTGATCAACCCACCTGCTGCGAACAAGCGCAGCCATTGGATTGGTCCGGCGAACAAGTTTCCGGCCGATGTCAACGAGTGGATCGAGTCTGCCACCGAACACAAAGGCAGCTGGTGGACCGACTGGGCCGCCTGGCTCAAGCCGCTGGGAGGCAAGCAAATTGCTGCACCCAAAACCTACGGCAAGGGTAAATCCTACGTCGCAATCGAGCCGGCACCCGGGCGATACGTCAAAGCCAAGGCATGA
- a CDS encoding acetyl-CoA C-acetyltransferase translates to MEDIVIVAAARTAVGKFGGSLAKVPATELGAIVIKALLERTGVKADAIGEVIMGQVLAAGVGQNPARQAMMKAGVAKETPALTINAVCGSGLKAVMLAAQAVAWGDSEIVIAGGQENMSASPHVLNGSRDGQRMGDWKMTDTMIVDGLWDVYNQYHMGITAENVAKDHNITREMQDALALGSQQKAAKAQEEGKFKDEIVDVVIPQRKGDPVVFNTDEFINKKSNADALSGLRPAFDKAGSVTAGNASGINDGAAAVMVMTAKKAAELGLTPMARIAAFGTSGLDPATMGMGPVPASKKALERAGWTVADVDLFELNEAFAAQACAVNKALDIDTTKVNVNGGAIAIGHPIGASGCRILVTLLHEMQRRDAKKGLAALCIGGGMGVSLAVER, encoded by the coding sequence ATGGAAGATATTGTCATCGTCGCAGCGGCCCGTACCGCCGTGGGCAAGTTTGGTGGTTCGTTGGCGAAAGTGCCTGCAACCGAGTTGGGCGCCATTGTCATCAAGGCACTGCTGGAGCGCACTGGCGTGAAGGCAGATGCCATAGGCGAGGTGATCATGGGTCAGGTACTGGCGGCTGGCGTGGGCCAGAACCCGGCCCGCCAGGCCATGATGAAGGCTGGTGTGGCCAAGGAGACGCCTGCGCTCACCATCAATGCCGTTTGCGGTTCCGGCCTTAAGGCCGTGATGCTGGCTGCCCAGGCTGTGGCCTGGGGCGACAGTGAAATCGTGATCGCCGGTGGTCAGGAAAACATGAGTGCCAGCCCGCATGTCTTGAATGGCAGCCGCGATGGACAACGCATGGGTGACTGGAAGATGACCGACACCATGATCGTGGACGGCCTGTGGGATGTGTACAACCAGTACCACATGGGCATCACCGCAGAGAACGTGGCCAAGGACCACAACATCACCCGCGAAATGCAAGACGCTTTGGCGCTGGGCAGCCAGCAAAAAGCCGCCAAGGCCCAGGAAGAAGGCAAGTTCAAGGACGAAATCGTCGATGTGGTGATTCCCCAGCGCAAGGGCGATCCTGTGGTGTTCAACACCGACGAATTCATCAACAAGAAGAGCAACGCCGATGCACTGAGCGGCTTGCGCCCGGCGTTCGACAAAGCCGGCAGTGTGACCGCTGGTAACGCCTCGGGCATCAACGACGGCGCTGCCGCGGTGATGGTTATGACCGCAAAGAAGGCTGCTGAACTGGGTTTGACGCCAATGGCCCGCATTGCTGCCTTCGGTACCAGCGGACTCGATCCCGCCACCATGGGCATGGGCCCGGTGCCTGCGTCCAAGAAGGCCTTGGAGCGCGCTGGTTGGACTGTGGCAGATGTGGACCTGTTCGAGCTGAACGAGGCGTTTGCCGCACAGGCTTGCGCGGTGAACAAGGCGCTGGATATCGACACGACAAAGGTCAACGTGAACGGCGGCGCGATTGCCATTGGTCACCCCATCGGTGCGTCCGGTTGCCGTATTCTGGTGACGCTGTTGCATGAAATGCAGCGCCGCGATGCCAAGAAGGGCTTGGCCGCGCTGTGCATCGGTGGCGGCATGGGTGTGTCTTTGGCCGTGGAACGCTGA
- the phbB gene encoding acetoacetyl-CoA reductase, protein MSQKVAYVTGGMGGIGTAICQRLHKEGFTVVAGCGPTRDFKKWLDEQKAEGYTFYASVGNVGDWDSTVEAFTKAKAEHGSIDVLVNNAGITKDRMFLKMSREDWSAVMNTNLDSMFNVTKQVVADMVEKGWGRIINISSVNGEKGQAGQTNYSAAKAGMHGFSMALAQEMATKGVTVNTVSPGYIGTDMVNAIRPDVLEKIVATVPVKRLGKPSEIASIIAWLASEEGGYATGADFSVNGGLHMG, encoded by the coding sequence ATGAGTCAAAAAGTAGCGTACGTCACCGGCGGTATGGGCGGCATCGGAACCGCCATTTGCCAGCGCCTTCACAAAGAAGGCTTCACAGTCGTTGCCGGCTGCGGTCCAACACGCGATTTCAAGAAGTGGCTCGACGAGCAAAAGGCCGAGGGTTACACCTTCTATGCATCCGTAGGCAATGTGGGTGACTGGGATTCCACTGTGGAAGCATTCACCAAAGCCAAGGCCGAGCACGGCAGCATCGACGTTCTGGTGAACAACGCCGGCATCACCAAGGACCGCATGTTCCTGAAGATGTCTCGTGAAGATTGGAGCGCGGTGATGAACACCAATCTGGACTCCATGTTCAACGTGACCAAACAGGTGGTTGCGGACATGGTGGAAAAAGGCTGGGGCCGCATCATCAACATTTCGTCGGTCAACGGTGAAAAAGGCCAGGCCGGTCAAACCAACTACTCTGCCGCAAAAGCCGGTATGCATGGTTTCTCCATGGCTCTGGCGCAGGAAATGGCGACCAAGGGCGTGACGGTCAACACCGTGAGCCCTGGCTACATCGGGACCGACATGGTCAATGCCATTCGCCCCGATGTGCTGGAAAAGATCGTGGCTACCGTGCCCGTCAAACGCCTGGGCAAGCCCAGCGAGATCGCATCCATCATCGCCTGGCTGGCCTCGGAAGAGGGCGGCTACGCGACCGGCGCTGACTTCTCGGTCAACGGTGGCCTGCATATGGGGTGA